The Sinomonas sp. P10A9 genome contains the following window.
CCTGGCCGCCCTCCTGGTCCGTGGCGATGAACTGGCCGACACCGCGGGTTGCGTCCGGCGTCACTTGGCCCTTCAAGGCCGCAACAGCGGCGGAAACGCCGGGGGCCCCGGCATCGGTGCGGCCCTTGAGGAACACGTTGCCGATGTGCAGCTGCCGCAGCGCCGTGAGCGCTGCCCCGTCCGGACCCGCTGTGGGCGAACTCACCATCACGACCTGCCCCACGCGCTGCTCGAGAGTCATCGAGGCGAGCACCGCCGCCGCGCGGTCTTCCGGGAGCGGCGCGCTCGTCGTCGCGGGTGCGGACGACGGCGATGACTCACCGCTCGGCGTTGTACTCGCCTCGGCGCCGGGGGAGCCGCTGCTGCCCGGAGAAGGGGTGGTCCCCGGCGGTGTCTCGCCCGGGGAGTCCGAAGGCGTGGGCCGCCCGATCGGCTGTCCCAGCAGCCACGGCAGCGTGAGCGCGGCCACCGCCGCGAGTACGGCGAGGATCCCGACGGCTATGGCTGCCCAGACCTTCACGTTCCGCTGTGCCATGACCCCCGCCTCCCGCCGGTTCTCGGCCGCCCGTCAGCGGCGGTTGCGTGACCTCAGCTCGCGCAGAGCCTCGCGCTTGTCCTGCGCCTCGCGCAGGGTCTGCCGCTTGTCGTAGTCCCTCTTGCCGCGGGCGAGCGCGATCTCGACCTTGGCTCGGCCGTCGTTGAAGTACACCTGCAGTGGAACGACCGTGAGCCCGGACTCATTGACCTTGTGCTCGATCTTGATCAGCTCGTCGCGGTGCAGGAGCAGCTTGCGCTTCCGCTTGGACGGGTGGTTGGTCCAGGAACCCTGTGTGTACTCGGGGATGTTGACGGCCTCGAGCCACAGTTCGCCACGATCGAAGTGGCAGAAGCCCTCTGCGAGAGAGATGTGCCCCTCGCGGAGGGACTTGACCTCAGTGCCCATGAGCATGAGGCCGGCTTCCCACGTGTCGATGATCTCGTAGTCGTGCCGAGCCTTGCGATTGGTGGCCACGACTTTCCGGCCACTCTCTCTGGGCACGGCGGAACTCCTCGAGTTGGGATGGGCTGGTGGCTGTCTGCTCGTCTGGCGGGTTGCCTGGCGCAGGGTCATGACAGTCTACAGGAGGGTCAGCGGATCCACGGCGCGGCCGTTGAGCCACGTCTCGAAGTGCGCGTGGCACCCCGTCGAGTTGCCCGTGCTGCCCGAGTAGGCGATGAGCTGGCCCTGGCTGACGTGCTGCCCCGGCGAGACCACCACACTCGAGTTGTGGTAGTAGACCGTGGTGAGAGAGTTGCCCTGGATGACGCCATGGGAGATCATCACCGTCCACCCGCCCCCGCCGTTGGTCCATCCGCCAACGGTCACGGTGCCCGCCGCAGCTGCGTATACAGGCGTGCCGCAGGCCGCCCCGAAGTCGATTCCGGTGTGCATATAGCCGCCGGTGCCGTAGAAGTCGATGGTGCCCGGCGGCGTCGCGCGCCAGCCGAAGCCCGAGGTGATCGGAATATTGCCAGCGAACGGGTGGATGAGTCCGAAGGCGCTCGGCGAGCCAGGCTGCACAGCCGCTTGGCGCGCTTGCTCGGCTGCCTGTTCAGCAGCGGCCTGCGCCTGCCCGGCGGCGATGGCCGCTGCCCGGGCCTCGGCCGCGCGCTGCTCTGCCAGCCGCTGCTGCTCGGCGAGCCATGCCTCACGCAGCTTGCGGTCTCGCTCGGCGATCTGCGCGGCGATCTGGTCCTGCTGG
Protein-coding sequences here:
- the smpB gene encoding SsrA-binding protein SmpB codes for the protein MPRESGRKVVATNRKARHDYEIIDTWEAGLMLMGTEVKSLREGHISLAEGFCHFDRGELWLEAVNIPEYTQGSWTNHPSKRKRKLLLHRDELIKIEHKVNESGLTVVPLQVYFNDGRAKVEIALARGKRDYDKRQTLREAQDKREALRELRSRNRR